The Pseudopipra pipra isolate bDixPip1 chromosome 6, bDixPip1.hap1, whole genome shotgun sequence genome includes a region encoding these proteins:
- the LOC135416390 gene encoding inositol 1,4,5-trisphosphate receptor-interacting protein-like 1 — protein sequence MVGDGLDEVTRLRMELREKLLDREMTRLLQELEQSSLERSVRAWGALLWAALQQGDFWALAGVLGLLLWLWFIRSRRSGEPENNGREEGAGDGDGGGNEGEENRDAIIWVVNNADAIEGEDHDVANEVEEDIIPHNLRQRLEENLDRLMEGRVITTLLMENFTVFFGHLLSDSSYPVPQRAIGVGSAFEGWSPREEDAVYRFLVPLNPPLGYTFHLEMDTSGQLPGRNFFIRVEPVCTCPREQQDDNVLCSLHHHPEEEQRRNEEPNFLNTLCTGSYLDVEKTARWFYQLVRAAWPALPQSHSWQLVLLPSSRCCKFKLTRGRKSLMVELLFGVQEGNSDIYVSSQHTEALFTPSIVWPETYAVAEMKFFKLIARQSPLNNWHLKCLHVLARALLGIGFSTYTLKTIVMHLLNTIPVSRWRMRHFRRRLEDTMEYLRGSLEEKRLDHFVVGNRTFPQEILLPTDVKNAEPPNLFHHLAQDPAAHTQAMNECRELGHRLSRMLHDGH from the coding sequence ATGGTGGGTGATGGGCTGGATGAGGTCACCCGTCTGCGCATGGAGCTGCGTGAAAAGCTCCTGGACAGAGAGATGACtcggctgctgcaggagctggagcagagcagcctggagcGCAGTGTCAGGGCCTGGggagccctgctctgggctgccttGCAACAGGGGGACTTCTGGGCTCTGGCTGGAGTCCTGGGCCTCCTCTTGTGGCTGTGGTTTATCCGCAGCAGAAGAAGCGGCGAGCCAGAAAACAATGGCCGGGAGGAGGGGGCAGGAGATGGTGATGGTGGTGGAaatgaaggggaagaaaaccgTGATGCGATTATTTGGGTAGTCAACAACGCTGATGCAATTGAAGGAGAAGACCACGATGTTGCAAATGAAGTAGAAGAGGATATTATTCCCCACAACCTGAGACAGCGTTTAGAGGAGAACCTAGACCGCCTGATGGAAGGTAGAGTGATTACAACTCTCCTGATGGAGAACTTCACGGTGTTCTTTGGACACCTCTTGTCAGACAGTTCATACCCAGTGCCGCAACGAGCCATCGGGGTGGGCAGTGCCTTTGAAGGCTGGAGTCCCCGGGAGGAGGATGCTGTGTACCGTTTCCTTGTACCTCTCAATCCTCCCCTGGGGTACACCTTCCATCTGGAGATGGACACCTCAGGGCAGTTGCCCGGCAGGAACTTCTTCATCCGCGTGGAGCCGGTGTGCACCTGcccaagggagcagcaggatgacAACGTGCTGTGCTCCCTCCACCACCACCCAGAAGAAGAGCAGAGGAGGAACGAGGAGCCCAACTTCCTAAACACCCTCTGCACTGGCTCCTACCTGGATGTGGAGAAAACTGCCCGCTGGTTCTACCAGTTGGTGAGAGCGGCCTGGCCGGCTTTGCCTCAGTCACACAGTTGGCAATTAGTGCTGCTGCCCTCCAGCCGCTGCTGCAAATTCAAGCTGACCAGAGGCAGAAAGAGCCTGATGGTTGAGTTGCTCTTTGGAGTGCAAGAAGGCAATTCAGACATCTACGTGAGCAGCCAGCATACAGAGGCCCTCTTCACCCCAAGCATAGTGTGGCCTGAGACCTACGCCGTGGCAGAGATGAAGTTCTTTAAGCTCATTGCCCGGCAGTCTCCACTTAACAACTGGCACCTCAAGTGCCTGCATGTCTTGGCCCGAGCTCTTCTGGGCATAGGCTTCTCCACCTATACCCTGAAGACCATTGTGATGCACCTCCTGAACACCATACCCGTGTCACGGTGGCGCATGAGGCATTTCCGGCGGCGGCTGGAGGATACCATGGAGTACCTGCGTGGCTCCCTGGAGGAGAAGCGCCTTGACCACTTTGTTGTGGGCAACCGGACATTTCCTCAAGAGATTCTCTTGCCCACGGATGTCAAAAACGCCGAGCCGCCCAACCTCTTCCATCACCTGGCACAGGATCCGGCCGCCCACACGCAGGCAATGAACGAGTGCCGTGAACTGGGACATCGGCTCTCAAGAATGCTGCACGACGGCCATTGA